The Pungitius pungitius chromosome 10, fPunPun2.1, whole genome shotgun sequence genome has a window encoding:
- the LOC119228888 gene encoding RNA-binding motif, single-stranded-interacting protein 1, protein MIFANSGNPPRTPYRKQPPVAPSSHPMAPPSPSNNNCSSSSSSNAGWDQLSKTNLYIRGLAPSTTDHDLVKLCQPYGRIVSTKAIMDKTTNKCKGYGFVDFDSPAAAQKAVAALKTTGVQAQMAKQQEQDPTNLYISNLPTSVDEQELEIMLKHFGQVISTRILRDSSGGSRGVGFARMESTEKCDAVISHFNGKFIKMAAGAPAPSEPLLCKFADGGQKKRQSQNKFALNGRGWGRDGDNRLAGMTLTYDPSAAAMQNGFFPPAYSISNRMIAQTSMSPYMSPLSAYQVQNPSWVSHQPYIMQHPGTVLSPSMDPSMSLQPTSMMAPLAQQMSHLSLGSAGTFLAANAAMQGAYMPQYAHMQTSNVPVEENGAQSQMDSSGNHSPYSYQQTK, encoded by the exons ATGATTTTTGCCAATTCCGGAAACCCACCAAGGACTCCGTATCGCAAACAG CCACCTGTTGCTCCGTCGTCACACCCCATGGCTCCACCCAGCCCcagcaacaacaactgcagcagcagcagcagcagcaacgcaGGCTGGGACCAGCTCAGCAAAACCAACCTGTACATCCGAGGCCTGGCCCCTTCCACCACGGACCATGACCTGGTCAAGCTCTGTCAGCC GTATGGCAGAATCGTATCAACAAAGGCCATCATGGACAAGACGACAAACAAATGCAAAG GATACGGCTTTGTGGACTTCGACAGCCCCGCCGCCGCTCAGAAAGCCGTGGCTGCCCTGAAGACCACTGGTGTCCAAGCTCAAATGGCAAAG CAACAAGAACAAGACCCGACAAACTTGTACATCTCCAACTTGCCCACGTCTGTGGACGAGCAGGAACTGGAGATCATGCTGAAGCACTTCGGACAGGTCATATCCACACGCATCTTGAGGGACTCCAGTGGAGGCAGCAGAGGCGTGGGCTTCGCCAG GATGGAGTCAACTGAAAAATGCGACGCAGTCATTTCTCACTTCAATGGAAAGTTCATTAAGATGGCCGCAGGTGCTCCAG CACCCTCTGAACCTTTGCTGTGCAAGTTTGCTGATGGTGGACAGAAAAAGCGACAAAGTCAAAACAAATTTGCCCTGAATGGTCGCGGTTGGGGACGGGACGGAGACAACAGATTG GCAGGAATGACGCTCACTTATGACCCCAGTGCAGCTGCTATGCAAAATGG ATTTTTCCCACCAGCGTACAGCATCTCAAACCGGATGATCGCTCAAACGTCCATGTCTCCTTACATGTCTCCGCTTTCGGCCTACCAG GTGCAGAACCCATCATGGGTGTCCCATCAACCCTACATCATGCAGCACCCA GGTACAGTGCTATCGCCCTCTATGGACCCGTCTATGTCCCTACAGCCCACTTCTATGATGGCCCCGCTTGCGCAGCAGATGAGTCATCTTTCTCTGGGCAGTGCAGGAACG TTCCTGGCCGCCAACGCAGCCATGCAAGGGGCATACATGCCACAGTACGCACACATGCAGACGTCAAACGTTCCTGTCGAG GAAAACGGTGCACAGTCACAAATGGATTCATCCGGCAATCATTCCCCGTATTCCTACCAGCAAACAAAGTAG
- the tank gene encoding TRAF family member-associated NF-kappa-B activator: protein MEKNIGDQLNKAFEAYRQVSIEKDNAKKELEQMSEHYERYTRKLQKQIQDQQQLISKLEAKLSAKRQPSGEMKCEPCNHLADGASAYMKMQHLEKTDTVASSCPVNSSFDYQDMLKAFEAIQGKFRQIRSLTRRQKDHLKRFHGGSSASNDQWFSMPIQCTDRTAERPFSSPLRSAVAAPPPPPMPPPMPLASRCASPEDKDLEDSLTKLSVKFPPSADSEYDFLNSAPERHSGLAVFLKRPPRGVPSTLTEEEPVKLPAPFVYPPSPTHAPSSPLSQESVRGPQQPLWSPEPGDAVDVGTELATPQSSSPDKCAFCHAVVPQDRMNSHLYSHFSAKNETDTCR, encoded by the exons ATGGAAAAGAACATCGGAGACCAGCTCAATAAAGCTTTTGAAGCTTATCGCCAGGTCTCCATTGAAAAGGACAATGCCAAAAAGGAGCTGGAACAAATG AGTGAACACTATGAGCGATACACTCGAAAACTTCAAAAGCAGATCCAGGACCAGCAGCAGTTGATTTCAAAACTTGAAGCTAAGTTATCAGCAAAAAGGCAACCATCAG GGGAGATGAAATGCGAGCCTTGCAACCATCTCGCTGATGGGGCCAGCGCTTATATGAAAATGCAGCACTTG GAGAAAACTGACACTGTTGCTTCTAGTTGTCCAGTCAACAGCAGCTTTGACTA tCAGGACATGCTGAAAGCATTTGAAGCCATTCAAGGGAAATTCCGGCAGATTCGCTCTCTAACCAGGAGACAAAAAGATCACCTTAAAAGGTTCCATGGAGGAAGCAGTGCATCAAACG ATCAGTGGTTCTCCATGCCCATCCAGTGCACGGACCGCACGGCAGAGAGGCCCTTTTCCTCGCCGCTGAGGTCAGCGGTGGctgccccgccgccgccgcccatgCCGCCCCCCATGCCTCTGGCGTCTCGCTGCGCCAGCCCCGAAGACAAGGACCTAGAAGACTCTCTCACCAAACTCAGTGTCAAGTTCCCGCCCTCCGCGGACAGCGAATACGACTTTCTGAACAGCGCTCCGGAGAGACACAGCGGCCTGGCCGTGTTCCTGAAGCGGCCTCCCCGCGGCGTCCCCTCCACACTGACAGAAGAGGAGCCCGTGAAACTGCCCGCGCCTTTTGTCTACCCTCCATCACCCACCCACGCGCCATCGTCCCCGCTCTCCCAGGAGAGCGTGCGGGGACCCCAGCAG CCTCTGTGGAGCCCCGAGCCGGGTGATGCGGTTGACGTGGGAACAGAGCTGGCGACGCCTCAGAGCAGCAGTCCTGATAAATGTGCTTTCTGCCACGCTGTGGTTCCCCAGGACCGAATGAACAGCCACCTCTACTCGCATTTCTCCGCTAAGAATGAAACCGACACTTGCCGGTGA